The Hyalangium minutum genome has a segment encoding these proteins:
- a CDS encoding pirin family protein, producing the protein MITLRPSEARGHANHGWLDTYHSFSFADYYDLEHMGFRSLRVINEDYVAPRQGFGTHPHRDMEIITYVLGGQVEHKDSMGTTSVIRPGEVQRMSAGTGVLHSEVNRFDETLHMLQIWILPERRGLTPGYEQKAFSEQERQGRFRVVASPEGRDGSVVVHQDMTLHSTLLGKGEKAEYTLKPGRHAWIQIARGSGTLNGVAVKAGDGVAISDESTLVLTAGEPVEALLFDLA; encoded by the coding sequence ATGATCACCCTTCGACCCTCTGAAGCTCGCGGCCACGCCAACCACGGTTGGCTCGATACCTACCACTCGTTCTCGTTCGCGGATTACTACGACCTGGAGCACATGGGCTTCCGCAGCCTCCGCGTCATCAACGAGGACTACGTGGCGCCGCGCCAGGGCTTCGGCACTCACCCGCACCGGGACATGGAGATCATCACCTACGTGCTCGGCGGGCAGGTGGAGCACAAGGACAGCATGGGCACCACCAGCGTCATCCGCCCGGGCGAGGTGCAGCGCATGAGCGCCGGCACCGGCGTGCTGCACAGCGAGGTGAACCGGTTCGACGAGACCCTGCACATGCTGCAGATCTGGATCCTCCCCGAGCGCCGCGGCCTGACGCCCGGCTACGAGCAGAAGGCGTTCTCCGAGCAGGAGCGCCAGGGGCGGTTCCGCGTGGTGGCCTCGCCGGAAGGGCGTGACGGGTCGGTCGTGGTCCACCAGGACATGACGCTGCACAGCACCTTGCTCGGCAAGGGCGAGAAGGCCGAGTACACGCTGAAGCCCGGCCGGCACGCGTGGATTCAGATTGCCCGGGGCTCGGGCACGCTGAATGGCGTGGCGGTGAAGGCGGGCGATGGCGTGGCCATCTCCGACGAGAGCACCCTGGTGCTCACGGCCGGCGAGCCGGTCGAGGCGCTGCTGTTCGACCTGGCCTGA
- a CDS encoding vWA domain-containing protein, protein MPLNFLARPVLAAALATVALAAPLASAADVPATQVTEQPKQARPQIEVVFVIDTTGSMNGLIEGAKQKIFSIASRIATGKPTPQLKVGLVAYRDEGDAYVTKRFDLSEDLDTVFTHLRKFQADGGGDTPEHVGRGLGEAVSKMSWSDNRETMKVIFLVGDAPPAERGDQWNFKHWAKQAKERHIVVNTVRCGADTETATAWRYVAKLTDGTFDSIGQEGGMLAVATPYDAELAKVNAEIASKTLYTGSVAVQAANRDRVQQMAALAPEAAAERISYMKKARSAGSGKAAPAASSAPVAVGGAVDLVEKPEALASVKEAELPSELKGLKKEEQSLKVKQLSDERKVLEAKAAKLAADRDTWRAKNVAEKKDSFDDNVMKSVRTQAAGYGVAY, encoded by the coding sequence ATGCCTCTGAACTTCCTCGCGCGGCCTGTCCTGGCCGCCGCGCTCGCCACCGTTGCGCTCGCTGCTCCCCTGGCCTCCGCCGCCGACGTCCCTGCCACGCAGGTGACGGAGCAGCCGAAGCAGGCCCGGCCGCAGATCGAGGTCGTCTTCGTCATCGACACGACGGGCTCCATGAACGGGCTGATCGAGGGCGCCAAGCAGAAGATCTTCTCCATTGCCTCGCGCATCGCCACGGGCAAGCCGACGCCGCAACTCAAGGTGGGCCTGGTGGCCTACCGGGACGAGGGCGACGCGTACGTGACGAAGCGCTTCGACCTGAGCGAGGACCTGGACACGGTCTTCACCCATCTGCGCAAGTTCCAGGCCGATGGCGGCGGTGACACCCCCGAGCACGTGGGCCGCGGGCTGGGCGAGGCCGTGTCGAAGATGTCCTGGAGCGACAACCGCGAGACGATGAAGGTCATCTTCCTGGTCGGCGACGCGCCTCCGGCCGAGCGCGGCGACCAGTGGAACTTCAAGCACTGGGCGAAGCAGGCCAAGGAGCGCCACATCGTGGTGAACACGGTGCGCTGCGGCGCGGATACCGAGACGGCCACCGCATGGCGGTACGTGGCCAAGCTCACGGATGGCACGTTCGACAGCATTGGCCAGGAGGGCGGCATGCTGGCGGTGGCCACGCCGTATGACGCGGAGCTGGCGAAGGTGAACGCGGAGATCGCCTCGAAGACGCTGTACACGGGCTCTGTGGCGGTGCAGGCGGCGAACCGGGACCGTGTGCAGCAGATGGCGGCGCTGGCTCCCGAGGCCGCGGCCGAGCGCATCAGCTACATGAAGAAGGCCCGGTCGGCGGGCTCGGGCAAGGCGGCTCCGGCGGCGAGCAGCGCGCCGGTGGCCGTGGGCGGGGCGGTGGACCTGGTGGAGAAGCCCGAGGCGCTGGCATCCGTGAAGGAGGCTGAGCTGCCCTCCGAGCTGAAGGGGCTGAAGAAGGAGGAGCAGTCGCTGAAGGTGAAGCAGCTCTCTGACGAGCGCAAGGTGCTGGAGGCGAAGGCGGCGAAGCTGGCGGCGGATCGCGACACGTGGCGCGCGAAGAATGTGGCGGAGAAGAAGGACAGCTTCGACGACAACGTGATGAAGAGCGTCCGCACGCAGGCCGCCGGGTATGGTGTGGCCTACTGA